The following proteins are encoded in a genomic region of Papaver somniferum cultivar HN1 unplaced genomic scaffold, ASM357369v1 unplaced-scaffold_10, whole genome shotgun sequence:
- the LOC113325980 gene encoding uncharacterized acetyltransferase At3g50280-like, translated as MFSHEKVRHVSTTAIPPCIQPEPSRVDIIDLNPWDLENLPFPYMQRGFLFTKDKQHQQEKPVDVFNHLKDSLSQTLAYFYPLAGRLAIRKHEDDDEETVSVYIDCKKSTGAEFVSSIADITVSDFLDSSYADPCIIHEYFFPLNGALGHDGQSLPLLSVQVTKLIDGIFIGCSMNHTVCDGNSFWHFIASWAEISRGGGTTFDRPILERCFFNIDFPIRIPISTFKLLPHRYPHGTSPLEERIFHFEQESIARLKTKANLDMSISEGSTSTTISSLQALFAHIWLATTRARK; from the coding sequence ATGTTCAGTCACGAAAAAGTTCGCCATGTCTCAACCACTGCAATTCCACCATGTATTCAGCCAGAACCAAGTAGAGTCGACATAATTGACTTAAATCCATGGGATCTTGAAAATCTTCCATTTCCTTACATGCAAAGGGGATTTTTGTTTACTAAAGATAAGCAGCACCAACAAGAAAAACCAGTAGATGTGTTCAATCACCTAAAAGATTCATTATCACAGACACTGGCATACTTCTATCCTCTTGCAGGTCGCCTTGCAATTAGAAaacatgaagatgatgatgaggaaacTGTATCTGTGTACATAGACTGCAAAAAATCTACAGGTGCAGAATTCGTATCTTCTATTGCAGACATAACCGTGTCCGACTTCCTCGActcatcttatgcagatccatgTATAATTCACGAATATTTCTTTCCACTTAACGGTGCGTTGGGCCATGACGGACAGTCTCTTCCATTGCTTTCGGTTCAGGTAACCAAATTGATTGATGGCATATTTATAGGATGCAGTATGAACCACACTGTCTGTGATGGAAATTCTTTTTGGCATTTCATAGCTTCATGGGCAGAAATTTCAAGAGGTGGTGGTACTACTTTCGATCGACCTATTCTTGAACGATGTTTTTTCAACATTGATTTCCCAATTCGCATCCCTATCTCTACTTTCAAACTACTACCACACAGATATCCTCATGGTACTAGTCCACTTGAAGAGAGGATCTTTCATTTTGAGCAAGAAAGCATTGCAAGACTGAAAACAAAGGCTAATTTAGATATGAGCATCAGTGAGGGTAGTACTAGTACTACTATCTCGTCTTTGCAAGCTCTGTTTGCTCATATTTGGTTAGCCACAACACGTGCTAGGAAATGA